TGTGGACCAGGGTCCTACTTCACCCTAAATAAGCCTCCCCGTAACCACGAGTATTCAACCTTTCTTCCCTGAAACACTGCTCATGTCCCAAAACTCCCACTGCTATGGCCCTGCCAAGCAGATGAGAATGCGTGAATAGCAGTTCTGATTGCTACATCAGACACTGATCTGGGACTTTGGAGTACCCTTCCTCTGGGTTAGCTCTACTGGTTCCCATTTATTCCCCTCTCATCAACTCACCATTGAGCTCTCACAAGCCTCATCATCAAGTATTTGTGGGTGCTGGTACTATGTGCCAGctaataatgatatttttatatagcttttcatattttAGCAAACTCTTTCACCTATGTTGCGTAATAAGCCCATCACAACAATTTTATAAGGTAGGTCATGCTGGAATAATAGAACAATTtctgctatatatattttttaagtctcaTTGTTCGTACAATCTCAACTCAAAATACTAATTATATCACTGCATCTGATATCTGGATCCATTTTCCCCTTTCGTTGTCAAAGGtagaaaatgtttcaataaactttttgcttttaatgttaagtaaatatttaatgaacacaTAATCAACcaggacttttaaaatataaacaggaGCCTCTTTGTTTAATTTAGTATGTGTCAATTATTCATTTCCAGAGTAGGCTCCCAGACCATACTGTGAGAGAAGATTGTTTTATCACCTCTTATTTCACCTTTTCCAGTTTGATGAGTTTCCAATGTAATGAGTTTTATCATTAACTTTTTTGACATCATCATTAGACGTGATATTCATGCCCAGCAAAACACAATTTTAGAGGAccaataatagctaacatatattgagtacttcttatgtgccagacactattccaAGTACTTTTACACGTATTAAACTACttaatccttgtaacaaccctataaggtagcactgttattattcccattttatagataagtaaGATAAGCATTACTCTTAACCACTGTGATATACTGCCTCTATGCTAAATGTACCAGGCAATTTAACATTTGTTTCAGAACTGTGACCTCTCTAATAAGCATTAAGATCAGtttcccatttaaaaaagaaagtcaaaataatGGTAAAACAGAAGGTTTGTAAAACACCAGCTGCATGCAGATTGATTTTGACAGGTAGATTGTCCCAGCACACATTTGAGAAGCCCTTTGCATTACTGTTCTAGGCACAATGCAAAAATTTTAGTGGATAATTTTATAAAAGCACTAAAGAAATGTCTCCTgtgaattaattttataaaatgttttaaaaatatcagcagAAATGTAGAAAAGATTCCTATTATATTTATGCCCAAATCACTAATAATAGGCTTACTTCTACAATCTTTATTCAGGTTATTCATTTGAGTCTGACACTTCCAAGATTTTCAAAGATCCTGAATTTCTACTCCAAATATAACTGTAGAGATTATTTAAAAGACTGATGTCTGGTTGttgtgattttattatttatacttttgatgtattatttcataaaatttccaCAATAGACATATATAGTATCAgtattataatcagaaaaacaattaatttattttgtatgaaCTTTCACTAAAGTCAACAAACCAATATATTAGAGTTCTCAAATGGCAATATGCTAGGCATCATCAAGGGTTAATTAGGAATTTAAATAAAGCAGAATGTACAGGCCTGCCTGAGGGAAAAATGTGAAATGAGTAACGTTCCTTGAGACATACCCCTCGGCAAACAGCCTATTCAGTTCACTAAAGGGAATGTACACCCTAGATAGCATACATGAGTCAGATGAAAAGGTAGTCTACAAAATGATGTTTCCGAATAATGATGTGCATTCTACACGACACCGACATACACTTTCTCTAGAGGCAGTGCTTAAGAATCTGTGTTTTTAGCTAActgcccaggtgattcttaaGCACACTAAAACCTGGGAACCActatagtgggtgctcaataattgCTTGTTAGATTGAGCATGAAGTTTTGGTAAAGCAATCTGAATACTTGAGTTTACTTGCTGCCCCAGCTCTGTGAGCCAGCAAATACATATATCTGAAGACGTGTACAAGGATTTTCAAGAAAGAATAAGAGGTAATGGAGTGACCCAGGGAAAGAAGGGAGCTATgacaattgaaaaaaatcttcGTCTTAAATGAAATAGGAAACTAAAATACCTCTTTCTGAttgtcttctttctcagaataTGGAATctgaaagtacagaaaataaaagtatggaAACTGAAAATGTGGGATCTGAAAATATGGAAATTGAAACCATTTCTTCAGTTTCAGCTCTCCAGGCCCTCTCTAAGCTACTTTATCCTGAAGAAGAGGATGATTTTGAGTCTGGACAGGTGATCGAATACTTACAGATGAATTAGTTCTGTTCAATTAAATTGTGAAACTGTACTTGAACAGCTTGTTCCAGCCTTGCTGTGTGAGCAGGGCCGTGTCATCTGATATATTCACGGGAGGTCCAGGGCTGATTATGCATGAAAGTGTAACCTCTAGTACATTTCTAgaaaacataattatattttttctaaactaCCTGAACACTGAATAGGAAAATAGTTCTGTAACTATGGTAGcaatagccacatttcaaaatgtttgtcatttatatttatgGCCATAGAATGCTTGACAACCATTTCAAAGAGTGGTAGCTGGGATTTTTAAGCCTAGACAATAGTTCTATAAAACAAGTAATTTCAATTAGACAGAATTAATTAGGCCTCCCAAACCCAGTCCCCTTAATTTTCTTTGTCTACACATGAAGgcagaacagaaaatattttgaaccaaataATGGGACAAACTAGCTGCAGCCTACTAAAATTGGCTTCTGGGAACATGCGCAGATGGAACTGTGGAATCTCATTAGTTGAATAGCGTTTGGGGTCAGGACAGGTAACCCCAGCAGCAGCCAGGTGGGCTTCATTTTGGGTAGGAGAGTTCCATGGACCGACCTTTGGCCACTCCACAGTCACAAATTATTCCCAGAATAATCAAAATACTTTTATGTAACCCCTGCTTTCCATTCTCCTACTCTTTAGATATCACAAACCTTGGCTTTCAGACTGCCTATGTGAAGGCAAACAAAATTTGGGGCAGAAATCTCAGACTATAGCAGGATATATCGATttgctttaaataaatgaagtttttcattattatgaCCAGTTTACCATGAATAAACCATCTCCCGTGAACATACATATAAATTTGCTcctctcaaaattctttttttgccATAGTGTGGAAGAACAAGGATAATCTGAATAGGCAGAAAATTTAGTGGCTCAAATCAACACTGGATTGAGCTTGCACCCTCCGGGAAGAGCTTGGGTGAAACAGGGCAGACTCAAATAAGACAtgcaatggaaataaaatttgtagAGGGGGGGAACTGAGCCAGCTTGTTCAAATAGAGAAAACTCAGGATGTTAATAACAGCATTGAATATATACAACAAACAGGACACAGGAGAAAAAGTTAGGAGCAATGTATCAATGAATTTGGGAAGGTAAGCTCACTTTTGCTACCTTAGCTGAAAGAGAATCATACATCCTGAGAAAGGTAGGGTTATGTCGCATAGAAAAAGTGTATTAAGTATTTGAGAAACAGTGATCTTGAATAAAGGGAAGTGGATTTTGTAACTGGAACAGATTCAGAGATAAGGATTTACCCTGGTTACAAAGCCTGTTCCCTTTGACGTTTATTTATGGCGATGTTTATTTGTATCTAGAGGTGTTTCTAGGGGAAAGATGAGTGCTTATGAGAGTAGAGAGACTAGGATCATTTTACCAAACTGtacaatttataaaagaaaattactataATAATGTATGATTTGGTATATCTGGGTTAGAAGCAATTTTGAGATAATTGGTCATTCAGACACTGCAGTACAGATATCATTAGAGGATATAGAATTGGAGTATCAGAACAGTGGGAGAATAATTAATGTTTCTAATGAACTATTAAATTTTCCAGGAGAGAaatggcttttcattttttaacatgtaTTAATCTTGGGAACTGTGGAATGATTACAAGAATGATGGGTTTTTGAAAATATACTCTCTGAAAACATCATTAGAACTGTTGCATACACATTGGTTTATTTATGCTGTCCCCACCATGAATTGTTAAGAATCTGGGAGATTGGAAAGAGAATatgtctgttgttttttaaactcaCAAGGGGATCATAAGACCTGTGGGAAATAAGGTTCACCCTCTTCACAGTCATTGTAACAAGGATGTTCTAACTCTCTTGCATATTACAAAGTGGCATGAATTGCAATGATAAATTGCTCAGATAATTGGTGTGGATTGATGGTAAAGGCTGAAACATATTCTTATAGAAAACAATTGCCAGATggcttttaatgtttttattatccTGATcccttttttcatttgaaaattttatttttaatcatctatTTTCATTAAGTTAATAAACTGCAACTCCCCCTCTGTTCTGATATACTGATCAAATCATCACTGTCCATGCAGAGCATACCAATTTTTGTTAGGAatgttcatgtttttatttctacagattttaattttcagtggAAGGAGGCACTCAACAGAATAAGAGGCCCTCATGTACCAAGAAATGCTTTACCTTTATTGACTATTAGTGTTCTGATGATTAATAGTTTAAGAAAAGCATTACAAGTTTATATGACGTTagtgattaaaaaggaaaaaaaatgtacagaCTATTGTCTTGggattttcacataaaaatgccTGTAACGCCTTAGCACGCAGACATAGCACTTTTGAAGCACCTTTTTAGAAAGGAATAGTTACTGTCTCAGAAATTGTTGAGATGTTACagattaatttcttatttatagcTTTGGAATAGTTTAGCATAATAAAAATCCAGGTGAGCTTTTCCACCAGTTTTCAAGTTTCAAGGCCAGACAGTATTCCTCTTGTCAAAACAGGACATTATAACTTTGTACACGTCTAAAGTCTTGGGAGATAAGGGCAGGGGTCTGAGAAAGGAGAGCTAGAGGTGCTAGTTTGCCAGGATCCTAGGAGGTAAGAATTTTTTGACTGACAGCAATGAGTTGGAACTGCATAGTCTGACATCAGCAAGAACAATTAGTGAAAAATTgggattttcttaaaatatcaaaaaaaacccTGAGAGGGACCAATGAAATGGTTGCCACCATACTATGGTATAATAtgtgttgaaaaaagaaaaactgttcttGTACTGGTGAGTCAGGGACAGTCCTGTCGGGATATGTATGCTTGTGCAGAAGATGGCAAAATAAACTTGAACCTGTATGAAGACTGAAATGGTCCAGCATGTATTTGACACTATTAATTTAGGGTTGCTGTTTAAATTCGCTAGTGTCATGAGGTGGTGGGATGAGAAAGTGTTTCATACCCACAGTGGAAAGAAGTAAAAGCTGTTATCAGGACTTTTGAATGAGTCAATCgatgtttaaatatttagattctatttagtgtttgtttttatttctgtaaaacttTCCCATACGTCTATCACCCATCTAACTATGACCAGACAATGCCAAAACCCAAAGGTGTCTTATACTAACCCTTGGTTCTGACCTTCAAAGAGATGAGTGTGGCTCACTCCCCTAGCCCCAGGAATACATGATTCACTGGGCTGGAACTGGGGATTTAGTTTGATCAAAGATCACTTCTGCCTTAGGGTCTATTAAACCAAATACTTTTTGAAAGGACAAGGAagacaaattcaaaataatacttGACATCTGTCTCTCTGTTATATAGCAATGATAGATAATTAACCTGGGAAACTCTATGAAATTTTAGATGGAAAGGCTATCAAGTTTAAAGTATTACTGGTCATATAAGTTATAAAAGTGGTAATTACAGAATGTtggactgtttttcttttcccctagtCAACCTGTCCATCTACCATTGGAGCCATGGATCCTGGGAATATTGGACCAAGCAAAACAGAAGAGTTCCAAGGCGAGTTATTTAACAAAGAGTATTGATCAATATAATCAGCATAATCttttctttgggagaaaaattatAGGGAGAGTAGTACTAACACTAGCACTTATTAAAGATGAGCTCAAATAATTGTGGAAATGATGAACAGCCATTTACATATAAAGATGTTGTTTTTACTCTACTGTTGCAAGTAAGTCATTTTTCCAGTAAGGGAAATTAGTTTGTCTGGAATTACTCACATTTTGGGGGTATATTTCCTGAGATGGAAAGCCAAGAAAGTCACATGTgattaaataacttttttattcttgaaggtCTAGTTACTAAGATGCTTAGCTTCTTCACCTTCTACCCTGCTATATTCTGGCGATTTCATAGAATTCATTTATTAagtcattgaataaatattttttgatagcCTATTATGTACCAGCAGTATGATCATCTCTGAGACTACgatagaaaccaaaataaaaaaggtcTCTACCCGCAATGAGCTAATAGTCTTTTGTAGAACACAATAAAACAACTACACAATTTTATCTTACGTTGAAATGCTTATAAATTAAAGCCCATAAAGTGACTTATACAGTGACAgttccaagaaatatttttgggATGTTTCCCAACATTTTGGCTTATACATTTTCACAGAGTTGAACGTTTTACACATCTTCACAAATATAGAATGCTCTAATCCTCTTGGTCATGATCGGCGTTACCAGAGGGTGAGcagggaaaggaaatgaagtccTTCATCAATTTAGCTAATTGTAAAAGATTTTAtctggaaaaacatttaaaataatggctaaaatgaGGTCTGAGgggatgattttaaaatttcagttattatcGCTCTACATACTTAAGAGTCTTCGCCTAATTCAAGAGATGTTCTCTCCACAGAAGACTAGTTCAAATTTGGATGTATTTCTGTGCTGCCTGTATTTCTGATAATGTAGGTCTAATAATCTCTGAATTCTGAGAACAATGAGTCATATGTAAAACGTTATATAAATCTGTAATTAGGCTTTACAAAGCCCATGCCAGATAGAAGCAGATAATTTCAAAAGAATTGGCAGAATTGAAAACCTGATAATCAGGTGCATTTCTGGGGATGCTTAAAAGAACTCAAAATGATGTTCTGCACCTAATGTGGGTCTCCATTTGCTGCCCCAATAGTTGGAACAAATACGTAAGCTGGTTTTCTGCATGCCGATttactttcaaacatttaaagatgacATGTAGAAACCCAGGCACATGTTCAGTTCTACATAAAGGACAAATGATAGGCACTTTCTTTAAAGCTCATGTCTACGTGAGGAAAATACTGGGTTAAAAAATGATCACTGTATTCACTGTTTTCAGTTTTagtaactgaaaatattttttaaaaattatgtcatgCTTGCATGGAAAAGGTATCAAAGGGCTTTTATATAGTAAAACACAATGCAAGATAAGATATTTCTACCCAAATCAGATTGATTGTAGGTTTGATTTGttcctttatataaaaatattttacatatgattctatttaaggttctgaaaaaaatatgtgatatttctttgcatatatatgtgatatattttatatataaaggtTTATGtgttattatatatgtgtgtgtgtgtgtatataatatgtatgtgtttgtatttggagagagaaacagagagagagagagactggaaagaTATACACCAGAATACTATCATTGATTATCTCCAGGCAGTTGGAttgtagattattttattttcttctttttgtttatacgtcttttccaaattttctacaactATTATTATAATTCTACAATGTATTGGTTGtgtattgatttaaaaattttaagtcactTCTTAGTAATTTAGCTTGTTTTGACCAAAAAACAAGCTAGTGATTACTAATATTTACTTCAATGATTCCAAACTGAGTGTGAAGAAAGGAATGATTTCAAGGGGGAAAACAACCAACAGCTTCAGCTTTATCTTCCCTTTCTTCGCAGTCATCCCTCAACCCAGTGacgaaaataaagaagaaatctggAATCCAGAAGAGGTTCCACAAGGAGCAGAGCACGATGATATGTGGGATGTTAGAGAAAAACCAGAGTAAGTCAAATGAAGCCAGGAATGTTGTTTAGGGGTTTAAGTTAGATCTGTCATCTGATACCATTCTATTTTTGACAAGATTCATAAAGTAACTTCTACcacataaaagataaaactacAGTGACACACAGAAGGCATGTGTAATTGATGATTTTTTCCTTCTAGagcagaaacaaataataaaacataacacCTTCCTTTCAGTTATTATCTAACAAAAATACAGTCATTTCCATTATAAATTTATACTTAATGTCAGTTAGTAGTGTAATCTGGAACTAACAGTGGGAAAAAACCAGCCCATTAAATTACAAGCATTCATACAAACTAAATTATTGTACGATGTTTATGTGTCAAAGACATGCTTTTAATTACTCAGTGTTGCACAATTTTGGTAAAAGGCTATGTTCTCcaattatcaattatttatttgctaGCTACTTTATGTACTAGTTATTTTAAGATTATGTTTAGAATATTTTACAAGCAGGATTGAAGCCTCACTTTGTAGCTTTTTTAATAGGAATTGTAAATCtgaaatttagaattattatcaTAAAAAAGCCTTTCCTTCTGATAAATCACTCATATTTTTAAGGAACTTAAAGTATGTTTACGTACATAATTTAAATTAATGGCTAAATACATTAagctttaaatatatgtattttaaaatgaaattttgattGAATCTTTAGAACAGCTTGAAAAATGAAGGCAATATTTACTAAGTTTTAATGTACTTTATAAATTCTTGAAGACTTCTATGGCAAGTGATCTGACAACTTTTCTAATTCTGACTATAAACTGTGtccaatgctttaaaaaaaaagcctatgcTGCTATTTTCTGTCAGTTCTGAAAATAGAAGCAGTGGGAGACTGCAGATAATTAACTGGAAAACAGTATCTAGCTTTCAAATAAACAGTGTCAAAAATACGTAAAAcccataaaaaaatcaaagagaattttaaaacatttctctctgTATCTTAAGAATGAAGAGAGTAAATCTCAGGTTACATTTGTACAGTGCCTATACATCCGTATGAAAGAATAGAATTAAGTCACTCATTTGTCATCTTGTCTAATGAATGTCAAACATCCATATGTGGCAAGCTCCAAATTTGGTAAATTTTCGCTTTTTATCGTGATGTTTGATGTTCTGTGGAAAGAACATCCATGAAAGCTTTAAATGAATAAGAACTCCAGTCAGGATATGAATAAAGTTgctttataagatttttttaaatctttattttctatcttataCAGATACATTTCAGAATGTCCCAATGGGTAAAGAATGCGAACAGgcagttcacaaaagaagaatCACAACTggccaaataaaaaataataagggcCTGAGCTAATACTGGCTTCGGGGAGAAGTATGAGGGTCTTTGAGAGATTTTTGAGAGAGGATTTGGTATTTGATTAGATataatgaatgagagaaaagcaTCAAAGATGATAGCTTCAGTGACTGGGTGGATAGCGAGGCCGTTAACTGCAATTGGGAATGTAGGTGGAAGGGAAGCGGTGAGTTTGGTTTTGGCTGTGTGGACTGTGAGCTGCCTTTGGGACATCCAGGCAAATGTATAGAATAGGCAGTTGGAAAATTGCATCTAGAGACGAAGAGAAGAACAGCAGCTTCAGCAAATCCATTTGGAAGTCATGGGTATATGGATCGAtacctttctgttttattttaacctGGCTTCACCTTTGTAAATACCTGATAAATGTTATAGGCTATTAAGAAAAAAGCCATACCAAATAGCTACTTATTATTAGTCCTGTTCCACCTCAGAGAAATCCCCTTTTCATTCCTGGGCATTTCTATTTGCAAGTGGTCAGAAGTTCAATGTAGTCCTTTAATCTTCCTATCCAGAGATTTACCTTTTATTCATTAGGGtagaattaaatggaaaagaCTATTTGTAAATGTTTGCTTACTTCATTCCATCTAAAAAGATAGGGTACATATGGCTGGGTGCTTCTATAAACCATTCTATCCCTAGGGGCCCAAATTTGGGGGCAAGGCAAGATTTGTGGATTGTCATGTGTGAGGTGAAATACCAGGAAAATCTTTCACTGGACTAAGAATTCTGTAGGACTAGATTCTAAACACTATAGTGTAGCTATGCTGACTACACTACCAGTGTTTCTACTGTAGAATTTTAGAAGTGGAAAAGGCCATAGAGATCATTTAGTTCAAACCCACGCCTTCCGATCAATTTTACAAATCTGGAAGCCGAGACCCTGTGAGTTtgtgacttgaccaaggtcacacagttaatgaCAGAAACAGTACTAAACTTGGATTTTCTAAGCCTACTCTGTGGCTTAAATTTAGCAGAGGAGGGTTTCTATCTATCCATTAAACCCTGAGTTATGGGCCCACTATTCTTCTGAGCCATTGTTTTCCAGGAAAGGACATTCCTTTTTGCTTCTACTTTTAATCTTATTAGAATCTTATTAGAAGTTCCCTCAATCTGTTTTATTTGTATAACTCTAAAAGTTaagctttatttttagaaaagaaatacatacaaTGTAAATCCTGCTTTACAACTTAGGTGTTTTTGACTGGGTTTCTAGACTTCTGTTCCTTTACCTTCTGCTACATGCCTGGAAAACTGCAAGCACTTTATttagtccttttatttttttgtaacagCACCTCCTCATAAGTTTCTAGTTTTCTGTTTGTGACAGGGAATTGCTCTTTCATTTGAATCTCTATACCCTTGGCTTTTTGTTTAGGTATGAGATCACATTCAAACAGCAGGTGGGAACTGAGGATATATTCCTAGGATTCACAAGAAAGGATTCTTCAACAGCTTGTTGTGAGGATCTAGTGGTAAGCGTCTCCCGTCCTCCCCATTTTCCATATGACCACACATAGTTAAATTGACTGAGTGTGTATACATAATACCATAAGCAAGGCTGTAAACTCTAGAAATGGTGGTCGCTATTTTTCAGGTACTAAGGGAATAAAGGGATAAACAGTTTAAAATCGGtacaaaataaactaaatttacACCTGTGGATAAGATTTACAAACATAATAGAGTCATATGACATAACGCACTATTTCCAGTCCTATTAAAACTGCCCAATCTGATTTGACTGAATTTTCTTTCATCCTAGTTCTGTCCCATGCATGCCATCTGATTGGTTATTAAGATCTGATGAGTTAATAGGcaatcataataaaatatttccttccctGAATTTGTCTTATCTCTTctatctgtatttcttttaatgATTCAGCTTACATTGGGGTAAAGATTTAaaaaggtttgttttttaaatttttggatcTGAACTTCTGATTTAAGACtctaaaaagacatttaaaacatCACTTGGCTCCCTTATCTGAATGACATTACAGCAGGTTGGAGAGCATTCTTTGCCAAACCACTGTTTCTATCTAATAACATTGGCAATACCAACAGTATCAATGAGACCACCTTACTTTTGCTTATTTGAGTTTCATAATGATCTTGAAAAGTCTAGACCTAACCAAGAGTGTGGAATGCAACTCATTCCGGCAACATACACTAGTAATTATGGTgctgagaatttattttttgagatcaGGGGCTGTGCATCTCTCTGTTTACCTCcctctctttcaatattttacaGTATAGACTACTGAGGCGTCCACAGAAgatgcttaatattttttccttaagcaAATGATAAAtggactctctctttttttgcatgAACTTCAGGTTTTCTCTTATTAGCAAAATCTAAGACATTCAATTGAATCAACTAACATAATGGGAATAGTGACCTCAGGAGATTTTTCAAACTCTAATGAGTTAAGGTTTCAAGTGATCTTAAAGTAATTAGctcccagggttttaccagtaaTATTCAAATTCCTCTCTTTAAATTActgtaaaattacatttttgatgTCTAGTATCGAGGATTGCTCTAAACTCTGGAGAAATTCCAGgccctaaataaataaaactgttgtgggcctttccatttctctcatgCAAATCACTACTAGTTTTAATAAAAAAGGTATACCAAATGAAGAATCTTGGAAATTAAATCACACCTCCGAATAGGAATATAGAATTTATCTAAAACTCAACAGATAGATAAAGAAGACTTGATCACTCCCTCTAATGAATTTATAATCGATTAGGGAGACAAAACTAACATGAATGTACTCATTTTATTGTTAATAAATAAACTCAGTGTTGACAATTGTAAGTCTACCAGGAGTTCAGAGGGTTTGGATAAAGCATGGACACCACTGAATGGCAGCAGCAAATGAAACATTTGTTGGTGCCATAGCACTTTACTGCATGTATActgttcttttcctccttctttctttttattcatatattcaatcTTTAAATACTTAGTGAATACTGCTACATACCGGGCACTGTCCTAAGTACTAaggatacagagataaataagaaacaattaccctcaaggaatttacagtAAAGGAGATGGATGCTAACAAATCATTGTAGTTCGAGTACGGTAAGTACGTATTTAGAGGCGTATACCAAGTACATGGTGACA
This DNA window, taken from Equus przewalskii isolate Varuska chromosome X, EquPr2, whole genome shotgun sequence, encodes the following:
- the DNAAF6 gene encoding dynein axonemal assembly factor 6; protein product: MESESTENKSMETENVGSENMEIETISSVSALQALSKLLYPEEEDDFESGQSTCPSTIGAMDPGNIGPSKTEEFQVIPQPSDENKEEIWNPEEVPQGAEHDDMWDVREKPEYEITFKQQVGTEDIFLGFTRKDSSTACCEDLVVKIKLPNTNPSEIEIDVQEMILDLRTPNKKLLITLPHPVECNSAKAFYVQETETLEVTIPMKRELDFVNFF